From a region of the Dictyostelium discoideum AX4 chromosome 2 chromosome, whole genome shotgun sequence genome:
- a CDS encoding hypothetical protein (Similar to Dictyostelium discoideum (Slime mold). cell surface glycoprotein GP138B) translates to MKFYYFSYIKINQKTLILYSIVGSIDIEGSFITNNVSLVSVSINDILCSVSSIADSKFTITYPPNKIGNDYILTLNIGGSTTTSKVSYIQYVSPSPSSSPSSSPSSSPSESPSSSPSASPSASPLSSPTESPNNDLSISSTLSAPCECVSDSMCPLAFKLSDYQNLNYDIILDFGYVVINYSFLLA, encoded by the exons atgaaattttattatttctcatatattaaaattaatcaaaagactttaattttatattcaattgttggttcaattgatattgaaGGCTCATTCATCACAAATAATGTTTCATTAGTATCAGTTAGtataaatgatattttatGTTCAGTTTCTTCAATCGCAGATTCAAAATTCACAATTACATATCcaccaaataaaattggtaatgatTATATCTTAACATTAAATATTGGTGGATCCACTACCACTTCAAAAGTCTCATATATTCAATATGTTTCACCTTCTCCAAGTTCCTCACCAAGTTCCTCACCAAGTTCTTCGCCAAGTGAATCACCAAGTTCCTCACCAAGTGCATCACCAAGTGCATCACCACTCTCATCTCCAACTGAATCTCCAAATAATGACctatcaatatcatcaactTTATCAGCTCCA tgTGAGTGTGTGAGTGACAGTATGTGTCCGTTGGCTTTTAAGCTGAGtgattatcaaaatttaaattatgatATAATATTAGATTTTGGTTATGTTGTTattaattattcttttttgttGGCTTGA
- a CDS encoding hypothetical protein (Similar to Dictyostelium discoideum (Slime mold). cell surface glycoprotein GP138B), translating to MSEFQCEVDPIQKSIVSDVLYSLYGISKDSNPCNTYYIEWVYEPSKNYEVVTELDFIIPPNSYYEIHQDLYKLPFFNRFNVPYNMVLPTSLKYVFISAISVPLGKVWFESSINLDFQLDKSVKPIDGSWIKPCPSIVNISSIGVFNNICFKLDNSNIPLNISEMCPNLEYLSLDIYNGMEVGYQNISISNTGIFQKIIAFYLTFIPTTKPQEYLTANSSHPFEKISLGNLSSLQITNNRFEQTLPNIDDAPYLTYLSIDSSLVIGDIPESYCKNLGWSVDGLDMSIPNSEFSFYIPQGVGKNAQITKSFQNGKTYQFQYGYLPPTIKSYSFLNDKGNSFFSLIGSNFDFDVNSNNTVIINGSPYKFGKAEISGDNNHIIKYPMIDFPTIATNGEFTVSVIVGNQNSNEMKFYYFSYIKINQKTLILNSIGGSIDIEGSFITNNFSFISVNYILTLNIGGSTTTTQVSYIQYVTPSPSSSSSSSPSSSPSASPSASPSEPPSESPSSSPTESATESPNNHLSISSTLSVPLQICYIHYGISKDSNPCDSSYVICIVDRKTNYQVITSLNLYSEPNSYKLPNLTNINLGKNIGFNLPFY from the exons ATGAGTGAAT ttcAATGTGAAGTtgatccaattcaaaaatctATAGTTTCAGATGTGTTATATTCATTATATGGTATTAGCAAGGATTCTAATCCATGCAACACTTATTACATTGAATGGGTTTATGAACCttcaaaaaattatgaaGTTGTTACAGAATTGGATTTTATTATTCCACCAAATTCATATTATGAAATACATCAAGATTTATACAAATTACCATTTTTTAACAGATTTAA CGTTCCATATAATATGGTTTTACCAACAAGTTTGAAATATGTGTTTATCAGTGCAATATCTGTACCACTAGGTAAAGTTTGGTTTGAATCAAGTATT AACTTGGACTTCCAATTAGATAAATCTGTAAAGCCAATAGATGGATCATGGATAAAACCTTGTCCTTCAATTGTTAATATTTCAAGCATTGGTgtgtttaataatatttgttttaaattagataattcaaatattccATTAAACATTAGTGAAATGTGCCCAAATTTAGAATACTTGAGCTTGGATATATATAATGGCATGGAAGTCGGTTACCAAAACATTTCAATTTCCAATACAGgtattttccaaaaaataatagctTTTTATCTTACTTTTATTCCTACCACTAAACCACAAG AATATCTTACAGCTAATTCTTCACATCCATTTGAAAAGATTAGTTTAGgaaatttatcatcattacaaATTACTAATAATCGTTTCGAGCAAACATTACCAAATATTGACGATGCTCCTTATCTAACCTATCTTTCCATAGATAGTTCATTA gttATTGGTGATATTCCAGAGTCatatt GCAAAAACCTAGGTTGGTCAGTAGATGGTTTGGACATGTCTATTCCAAATTCAGAATTTTCATTCTACATTCCTCAAGGTGTTGGTAAAAATGCACAAATTACTAAATCATTCCAAAATGGTAAAACATACCAATTCCAATATGGCTATCTTCCACCAACAATTAAATCGTATTCCTTTTTGAATGATAAGGGAAATAGCTTTTTCTCTCTCATTGGTTCAAATTTTGATTTCGATGTTAATTCAAACAATACTGTGATTATCAATGGTTCACCTTATAAATTTGGAAAGGCAGAGATTAGTGGTGATAATAatcatattattaaatatccTATGATTGACTTTCCAACAATAGCAACTAATGGTGAATTTACTGTTTCAGTTATTGTTGGTAAccaaaattcaaatgaaatgaaattttattatttctcatatattaaaattaatcaaaagactttaattttaaattcaattggtggttcaattgatattgaaGGCTCATTCAtcacaaataatttttcatttatttcagTTA ATTATATCTTAACATTAAATATTGGTGGatccactaccactacccaAGTCTCATATATTCAATATGTTACACCTTCTCCAAGTTCTTCATCAAGCTCTTCACCAAGCTCTTCACCAAGTGCATCACCAAGTGCATCACCAAGTGAACCACCAAGTGAATCACCAAGCTCATCTCCCACTGAATCTGCAACTGAATCTCCAAATAATCACctatcaatatcatcaactTTATCAGTTCCA CTTCAGATTTGTTATATTCATTATGGTATTAGTAAGGATTCCAATCCATGTGACTCTTCTTACGTTATATGTATTGTGGATCGTAAAACAAATTATCAAGTTATTAcctcattaaatttatattccGAACCAAATTCATAcaaattaccaaatttaacaaatataaatttaggcaaaaatattggttttaatttaccattttattaa
- a CDS encoding hypothetical protein (3-hydroxy-3-methylglutaryl-coenzyme A synthase 2) gives MKKTKDIGICAIDIYFPQTYVNQSELKKYDKVSNGKYTIGLGQTNMSFVGDREDIVSMAMTSVKMMMSKYSIDYQSIGRLEVGTETIIDKSKSVKSSIMSLFQEYGNTSLEGVDTLNACYGGTNALFNSLQWIESSYWDGRYALVVTGDIAVYSKGAARPTGGAGVVTMLIGPNATLIFDQSLRGTHMENVNDFYKPDLSSEYPYVDGKLSIECYLRALDKCYLEYKKKFESINDDNKFSMDSFDYVCFHSPYNRLVQKSYARLIYNDFLQNPNNPKYQDLLPFKDLSTGKDSYINSKLDQITLKLSLDDFKTKVNPSTLLSKECGNSYCGSVYSGILSLLSNVNDLNNKKVLVFSYGSGLAASLFSFRINNNKNRNNNNNNNNCFFKTTNDIGKISNIKERLSNRVKVSPEEFTRILDIREKSHQMVGARTPIDTLDYISAGTFYLEKIDEKLIRHYKSKPIISSKL, from the exons atgaaaaaaacaaaagataTTGGAATTTGTGCAATTGACATTTATTTCCCACAAACCTATGTAAATCAAAgtgaattaaagaaatatgATAAAGTGTCAAATGGTAAATATACAATTGGATTAGGACAAACCAATATGTCATTCGTTGGAGATAGAGAAGATATAGTATCGATGGCAATGACATCAGTTAAAATGATGATGTCAAAATATAGCATTGACTATCAATCAATTGGTAGACTAGAAGTTGGTACAGAAACAATCATTGATAAATCGAAATCAGTGAAATCATCAATAATGTCATTATTTCAAGAATATGGTAACACATCATTAGAAGGCGTCGATACATTGAATGCATGTTATGGTGGTACCAATGCATTATTTAACAGTTTACAATGGATTGAATCAAGTTATTGGGATGGTAGATATGCGTTAGTGGTAACTGGCGATATCGCAGTCTATAGCAAAGGTGCAGCTCGTCCCACTGGTGGTGCTGGTGTCGTCACAATGCTAATTGGTCCAAATGCAACATTAATATTCGACCAATCATTACGTGGCACTCATATGGAGAATGTGAACGATTTCTATAAACCTGACCTATCAAGTGAATACCCCTATGTTGAtggtaaattatcaattgaatgtTATTTAAGAGCATTAGACAAATGTTATttagaatataaaaaaaaatttgaatcaatcaatgatgataataaattttcaatggATTCTTTTGATTATGTTTGTTTTCATTCACCTTATAATAGATTAGTTCAAAAATCATACGCTAGATTAATATATAATGACTTTTTACAAAATCCAAATAACCCAAAATATCAAGACCTTTTAccttttaaagatttatcaaCTGGTAAAGACAGttatataaattcaaaactCGATCAAATCACTCTAAAATTATCATTGgatgattttaaaactaaagTTAATCCTTCAACTTTACTCTCAAAAGAATGTGGTAATAGTTATTGTGGTTCAGTTTATAGTggtattttatcattattatcaaatgttAATGATTTA aataataaaaaagtattagTTTTCTCTTATGGATCAGGTTTAGCGGCATCTTTGTTTTcatttagaattaataataataaaaatagaaataataataataataataataattgcttttttaaaacaacaaatgaTATTGGAAAGAtttcaaatataaaagaaCGTTTATCAAATAGGGTTAAAGTTTCACCTGAAGAGTTTACAAGAATTTTAGATATTAGAGAAAAGAGTCATCAAATGGTTGGTGCTCGTACACCAATTGATACTCTTGATTATATTTCAGCTGGTACTTTTTATCTTGaaaaaattgatgaaaagTTAATAAGACATTATAAGTCTAAGCCAATTATATCTtcaaaattgtaa
- a CDS encoding COBW domain-containing protein (Similar to vitamin B12): MVNKTSTNNNKEPRRMKKHYLKSNASNLKKTLHKIKVRGFEKLPVSVLSGFLGSGKTTLLNYILNSNHGLKIAVIVNDMSEVNIDSKLILENEFKITRTKATEKQVEAVVEMSNGCICCTMREDLLVEVTKLAKEKRFDYLIIESSGISEPLPIAETFTFEIDGSIENLKDYTKLDTMVTVVDCSTWLEQYQSGESLKDKDMQATDQDERSLVDLLLDQVEFSNVILLNKCDLVSEERVKTIEGLIKHINPEARLLRSTNSVVPLKEILNTGLFDFKKASEHPGWLKELRGTHVPETIEYGIKSFIYKARRPFNSERLSNVIEKGSAVFGGVLRSKGFSWIASTPELIGMWNLAGVQMTILNYGYWLADLKPHEYPNLDLQKEIKKNWSEPFGDRRQELVFIGGNTMNQSLIESELNNCLLTDAELLLGKDIWRTWIDPIQLDEELEEEELEEEEEEGEYKDEIEMKVDGSKFKK, encoded by the exons atggtaaataaaacttcaacaaataataataaagaaccAAGAAGAATgaaaaaacattatttaaaatcaaatgcttcaaatttaaaaaaaactttacataaaattaaagttagAGGATTTGAGAAATTACCAGTTTCAGTACTTAGTGGATTTTTAGGAAGTGGTAAAACtactttattaaattatattttaaattcaaatcatGGTTTAAAAATTGCAGTTATTGTAAATGATATGAGTGAAg ttaatattgattcaaaattaattttagaaaatgaatttaaaattacaagaaCTAAAGCAACGGAAAAACAAGTTGAAGCAGTTGTTGAAATGTCAAATGGTTGCATTTGTTGTACAATGAGAGAGGATTTATTGGTTGAAGTGACGAAATTAGCTAAAGAGAAAagatttgattatttaattattgaatcCAGTGGTATTTCAGAACCGTTACCAATAGCAGAGACTTttacatttgaaattgatggtAGTATTgagaatttaaaagattatacTAAATTGGATACAATGGTGACTGTAGTTGACTGTTCAACATGGTTAGAACAATATCAATCTGGTGAGAGTTTAAAAGACAAGGATATGCAAGCCACTGATCAAGATGAACGTTCATtagttgatttattattagacCAAGTTGAATTCTCAAATGTGATTCTATTGAATAAATGTGATTTAGTATCAGAAGAGAGAGTGAAAACAATTGAAGGACTGATTAAACACATTAATCCAGAAGCCAGACTACTCAGATCTACAAATAGCGTGGTGCCATTGAAGGAGATATTGAATACGGGTTTATTCGACTTCAAGAAAGCATCAGAGCATCCAGGTTGGTTAAAAGAGTTGAGAGGTACACATGTACCTGAAACCATTGAATACGGTATCAAAAGTTTCATTTACAAAGCAAGAAGACCATTCAATTCTGAAAGATTAAGTAATGTCATTGAAAAAGGGTCGGCTGTATTTGGCGGTGTTTTACGTTCAAAAGGTTTCTCATGGATAGCATCAACACCTGAATTAATTGGTATGTGGAATTTAGCTGGTGTTCAAATGACAATCTTAAACTATGGTTATTGGTTAGCAGATTTAAAACCACATGAATATCCAAACCTTGATCttcaaaaagaaatcaaaaagaattgGTCAGAACCATTTGGTGATAGAAGACAAGAATTGGTTTTCATTGGTGGTAATACTATGaatcaatcattaattgaatctgaattaaataattgtctATTAACTGATGCTGAATTACTATTAGGCAAAGATATTTGGAGAACTTGGATTGATCCAATTCAATTAGATGAAGAattagaagaagaagaattagaagaagaagaagaagaaggagaatataaagatgaaattgaaatgaaGGTTGATGGTagtaaattcaaaaaataa